Proteins encoded within one genomic window of Bacillus sp. F19:
- the trpC gene encoding indole-3-glycerol phosphate synthase TrpC: MLTKILEKKREEVLSLTIPERKNVSERSFYNALKQSNRKPALIAEVKKASPSKGVIKENFHPVEIAIAYEAGKADCLSVLTDESFFQGHRDFIAEIKKEVSLPVLRKDFIIDHKQVEESKNIGADAILLIGEALAARELHELYLHAYELGMAVLVEVHSLAVLEKLLPAFTPEILGVNNRDLSTFKTDIHQIMTISRSVPKDTLLVSESGIFTFEDVKTVQQEGANAILVGESLMRENDQTSAIKALYGEENE, from the coding sequence ATGCTTACTAAAATTCTTGAAAAGAAACGGGAAGAAGTCCTTTCGCTTACTATTCCTGAAAGAAAAAACGTTTCTGAACGGTCATTTTACAATGCCTTGAAGCAATCAAACAGAAAACCTGCTTTAATTGCAGAAGTAAAGAAGGCATCTCCCTCTAAAGGGGTCATTAAAGAAAACTTTCATCCGGTGGAAATTGCAATAGCATATGAAGCTGGAAAAGCCGATTGTCTCTCTGTTTTAACGGATGAAAGCTTTTTTCAGGGCCATCGTGATTTTATAGCTGAAATTAAGAAAGAAGTCAGTCTCCCTGTTTTAAGAAAGGATTTCATTATTGATCACAAGCAAGTAGAGGAATCCAAGAATATAGGAGCAGATGCCATCCTCTTAATAGGAGAGGCACTTGCAGCAAGAGAGCTGCACGAACTGTATTTGCATGCATATGAGCTGGGCATGGCTGTTTTAGTGGAAGTGCATTCTCTGGCAGTTCTGGAAAAGCTTCTGCCTGCGTTCACCCCAGAAATACTTGGTGTGAATAATAGAGATCTTTCAACCTTTAAGACTGATATCCATCAAATAATGACGATAAGCAGATCCGTTCCGAAAGATACACTGCTTGTAAGTGAAAGCGGGATTTTTACATTTGAAGATGTTAAGACTGTTCAGCAAGAAGGCGCTAATGCCATTTTAGTCGGAGAATCACTCATGCGGGAGAATGATCAAACATCTGCCATCAAAGCCCTGTACGGAGAAGAAAATGAATAG
- the trpD gene encoding anthranilate phosphoribosyltransferase — protein sequence MKTLLSKCIEGHTLTEEEATAAMNQVMEGKATSSQIASFISILRFRGETVDELVGFAKAMKQHMTRIDYAEDLIDTCGTGGDGASTFNISTASAILASSLGAKVAKHGNRAISSKSGSADVLEQLGISIQTTPDEAKLALQAYDMSFLFAPIYHSSMKHAVSPRQEIGFRTVFNLLGPLANPANAKRQVMGVFSTEYAEKIAYALRVLGSEHVLLVTGRDGLDECSITGVTDIVELKKGKIDRYEINPEEMGLERGELKDIQVESPAESAKLILDVFEGKREGAAADIVALNAGAALYVAGKTDSLADGVKKAADAIENGTAYRQLARLQSKKEEQYAY from the coding sequence ATGAAAACATTACTCAGCAAATGCATTGAAGGCCACACGCTGACAGAAGAAGAAGCAACTGCTGCCATGAATCAGGTAATGGAGGGAAAAGCCACTTCCAGCCAAATCGCAAGTTTTATTTCCATATTAAGATTCCGCGGCGAAACGGTTGACGAGCTTGTCGGTTTTGCAAAAGCAATGAAACAGCATATGACTCGCATTGATTATGCAGAGGATCTGATTGATACGTGCGGTACAGGGGGAGATGGGGCATCGACATTTAATATCTCGACTGCATCAGCCATTCTTGCATCTTCTCTCGGAGCAAAAGTAGCAAAACACGGCAATCGTGCAATCTCATCCAAAAGCGGCAGTGCAGATGTGCTTGAACAGCTTGGAATCTCCATTCAAACAACACCGGATGAAGCGAAGCTCGCTCTGCAGGCTTATGATATGAGTTTTCTATTCGCGCCAATCTACCATTCTTCAATGAAGCACGCCGTAAGTCCAAGGCAGGAAATCGGCTTTAGAACGGTCTTTAATCTACTTGGTCCATTAGCAAATCCTGCCAATGCGAAGCGCCAGGTGATGGGGGTGTTTTCTACAGAGTATGCAGAGAAAATAGCCTATGCCCTTCGCGTACTTGGCTCAGAGCATGTTCTTCTTGTAACCGGAAGAGATGGCCTTGACGAATGCAGCATTACAGGTGTAACAGATATTGTTGAACTGAAAAAAGGCAAGATTGACCGTTATGAAATAAACCCTGAAGAGATGGGTCTTGAGCGCGGCGAATTAAAAGATATCCAGGTTGAGAGTCCGGCGGAAAGCGCAAAACTGATTCTCGATGTGTTCGAGGGGAAACGCGAAGGGGCAGCAGCAGACATTGTTGCACTGAATGCTGGTGCTGCTTTATATGTAGCAGGCAAGACTGATTCATTGGCTGATGGAGTGAAAAAAGCGGCGGACGCAATCGAAAATGGCACAGCCTATCGTCAGCTCGCCCGTCTTCAAAGTAAGAAGGAGGAGCAATATGCTTACTAA